From a single Bacillus pseudomycoides DSM 12442 genomic region:
- the clpC gene encoding ATP-dependent protease ATP-binding subunit ClpC — protein sequence MMFGRFTERAQKVLALSQEEAIRIGHNNIGTEHILLGLVREGEGIAAKALIALGLSPEKVQKEVEALIGRGTEMSQTVHYTPRAKKVIELSMDEARKLGHSYVGTEHILLGLIREGEGVAARVLNNLGVSLNKARQQVLQLLGSNEATSGHQGGASANANTPTLDSLARDLTVVAREGRLDPVIGRSKEIQRVIEVLSRRTKNNPVLIGEPGVGKTAIAEGLAQQIVNNEVPETLRDKRVMTLDMGTVVAGTKYRGEFEDRLKKVMDEIRQAGNIILFIDELHTLIGAGGAEGAIDASNILKPSLARGELQCIGATTLDEYRKYIEKDAALERRFQPIHVDEPSLEESIQILRGLRDRYEAHHRVSITDDAIEAAVKLSDRYITDRFLPDKAIDLIDEAASKVRLRSYTTPPDLKELEVKLEEIRKEKDAAVQSQEFEKAASLRDMEQRLREKLEDTKRQWKEQQGKENSEVTVEDIANVVSTWTRIPVSKLAQTETNKLLNLESILHDRVIGQDEAVVAVAKAVRRARAGLKDPKRPIGSFIFLGPTGVGKTELARALAESMFGDEDAMIRIDMSEYMEKHSTSRLVGSPPGYVGYEEGGQLTEKVRRKPYSVVLLDEVEKAHPDVFNILLQVLEDGRLTDSKGRTVDFRNTIVIMTSNVGAEALKRNKHLGFNVQDESRDYSDMKGKVMDELKKAFRPEFLNRIDEIIVFHMLEKKHIQEIVTLMVNQLVNRLKEQEIELELTSTAIEAIADKGFDREYGARPLRRAIQKHVEDRLSEELLKGAIEKGQKVVFDAEGESFVIRSAEKVK from the coding sequence ATGATGTTTGGAAGATTTACAGAAAGAGCACAGAAAGTATTAGCTTTATCTCAAGAAGAAGCAATTCGCATTGGGCATAATAATATTGGTACAGAACATATTTTACTTGGGCTTGTACGCGAAGGGGAAGGAATTGCAGCTAAAGCGTTAATTGCTCTTGGGCTAAGTCCAGAGAAGGTACAAAAAGAGGTAGAGGCATTAATTGGTCGTGGAACAGAGATGTCTCAAACTGTTCATTATACACCGCGTGCCAAAAAAGTAATTGAGTTATCAATGGATGAGGCACGTAAGCTAGGTCATTCTTATGTTGGAACGGAACATATTTTACTAGGATTGATCCGTGAAGGTGAAGGTGTTGCAGCGCGTGTTTTAAATAACTTAGGCGTAAGTTTAAACAAAGCAAGACAACAAGTATTGCAGCTCCTTGGAAGCAATGAAGCTACATCAGGCCATCAAGGTGGTGCATCAGCAAATGCAAATACACCAACGCTTGATAGTTTAGCGCGAGATTTGACAGTTGTTGCACGTGAAGGACGCTTAGATCCTGTTATTGGCCGTAGTAAAGAGATTCAACGTGTTATTGAAGTATTGAGCCGTAGAACTAAGAATAACCCAGTATTAATTGGAGAACCTGGGGTAGGTAAAACAGCAATTGCTGAAGGTCTAGCACAGCAAATTGTAAATAATGAAGTTCCAGAAACATTACGCGATAAGCGTGTTATGACGTTAGATATGGGTACAGTTGTTGCTGGCACGAAATACCGTGGTGAGTTTGAGGATCGTTTAAAGAAAGTGATGGATGAAATTCGCCAAGCTGGTAATATCATTCTATTTATTGATGAACTTCATACATTAATTGGTGCAGGTGGTGCAGAAGGTGCAATTGACGCATCCAATATTTTGAAACCATCATTAGCACGTGGTGAATTGCAATGTATTGGGGCGACAACATTAGATGAGTATCGTAAATACATTGAAAAAGATGCAGCACTAGAAAGACGTTTCCAACCAATTCATGTTGACGAGCCAAGCTTAGAAGAATCGATTCAAATTTTAAGAGGGTTACGCGATCGTTACGAGGCGCATCACCGCGTTTCCATTACAGATGATGCAATTGAAGCAGCTGTAAAACTTTCGGATCGTTATATTACAGATCGTTTCTTACCTGATAAAGCAATTGACTTAATCGATGAAGCAGCTTCAAAAGTACGCTTACGTTCTTATACAACACCACCAGATTTAAAAGAACTTGAAGTGAAACTTGAAGAAATTCGAAAAGAAAAGGATGCAGCCGTACAGAGCCAAGAATTTGAAAAGGCAGCTTCTTTACGAGATATGGAACAACGTTTACGTGAAAAATTAGAGGATACAAAACGTCAGTGGAAAGAGCAGCAAGGAAAAGAAAATTCAGAAGTAACAGTAGAAGACATTGCAAATGTTGTTTCTACGTGGACGCGTATTCCGGTTTCTAAACTTGCACAAACAGAAACAAATAAATTATTGAATCTAGAATCCATTTTACATGACCGTGTAATTGGCCAAGATGAAGCTGTTGTCGCAGTAGCGAAAGCAGTGCGCCGCGCAAGAGCGGGTTTAAAAGATCCGAAACGCCCAATTGGTTCATTTATTTTCTTAGGACCGACTGGTGTAGGTAAAACGGAGCTTGCGCGTGCATTAGCAGAATCTATGTTTGGTGATGAAGATGCAATGATTCGTATTGATATGTCTGAGTATATGGAGAAACATTCTACTTCTCGCTTAGTGGGGTCTCCCCCAGGATATGTGGGATATGAAGAAGGCGGCCAATTAACAGAAAAAGTTCGTCGCAAACCATATTCTGTCGTGCTGTTAGATGAAGTAGAGAAGGCACATCCAGATGTATTTAACATTTTACTGCAAGTGCTAGAAGATGGGCGTTTAACAGACTCTAAAGGGCGTACAGTTGATTTCCGAAATACAATTGTTATTATGACATCTAACGTTGGTGCCGAAGCATTAAAACGTAATAAACATCTCGGTTTTAACGTACAAGATGAGAGTCGTGATTATTCAGATATGAAGGGTAAAGTAATGGATGAATTGAAAAAAGCATTTCGTCCAGAGTTCTTAAACCGTATTGATGAAATCATTGTTTTCCATATGCTTGAGAAAAAACATATTCAAGAAATTGTAACGCTTATGGTTAATCAATTAGTAAATCGGTTAAAAGAACAAGAGATTGAATTAGAGTTAACAAGTACAGCAATTGAAGCGATTGCTGATAAAGGATTCGATCGTGAGTATGGTGCTCGTCCACTTCGTCGAGCAATCCAAAAACATGTGGAAGATCGATTGTCAGAAGAACTTCTAAAAGGAGCAATTGAGAAAGGTCAAAAAGTTGTCTTTGACGCCGAAGGGGAATCATTTGTCATTCGCAGTGCAGAAAAGGTAAAATAA
- the radA gene encoding DNA repair protein RadA: MAKKKTKFICQECGYQSPKYMGKCPGCGQWNTLVEEMEQVVSSRRINYANAIQTEVTKPRRLTEVETKSEARIETKFQEFNRVLGGGIVDGSLVLIGGDPGIGKSTLLLQISSQLADSSYDVLYISGEESAKQIKLRADRLHVNGSNLFVVSETDLQRIAAHIDEMNPSFVVIDSIQTIYLPEVTSAPGSVSQVRECTAELMKLAKTKGIPIFIVGHVTKEGAIAGPRMLEHMVDAVLYFEGDRHHTYRILRAVKNRFGSTNEMGIFEMKELGLAEVLNPSEIFLEERPVGVAGSTVVASMEGTRPVLVEIQALISPTSFGNPRRMATGIDHNRVSLIMAVLEKRAGLLLQNQDAYLKVAGGLRLDEPAIDLAVALSIASSFRDKSTAPTDAVIGEVGLTGEVRRVSRIEQRVQEAAKLGFQRAIIPKKNLGGWTIPEGIEVVGVSNLGEALRLTLGG, translated from the coding sequence ATGGCTAAAAAGAAAACGAAATTTATATGTCAAGAATGTGGTTATCAGTCACCAAAATATATGGGTAAGTGCCCTGGATGTGGGCAATGGAATACGCTTGTCGAAGAGATGGAACAAGTTGTATCATCGCGTCGCATCAACTATGCAAATGCGATTCAAACGGAAGTAACAAAGCCAAGGCGTCTTACAGAAGTAGAAACAAAGTCAGAGGCACGGATTGAAACAAAATTTCAAGAATTTAATCGTGTACTCGGTGGAGGAATTGTTGACGGTTCCCTCGTACTTATTGGAGGAGATCCTGGAATTGGAAAATCAACCTTACTACTACAAATATCATCGCAATTAGCAGATTCTTCGTATGATGTATTGTATATATCTGGTGAAGAATCAGCAAAACAAATTAAACTTCGTGCAGATCGTCTACATGTAAATGGAAGCAACTTATTTGTTGTTTCGGAAACAGATTTACAGCGAATTGCGGCACATATCGATGAAATGAACCCTTCCTTTGTTGTCATTGATTCCATTCAAACTATTTATTTGCCAGAAGTAACCTCAGCACCAGGTAGTGTTTCGCAAGTACGTGAATGTACAGCGGAACTGATGAAACTTGCAAAAACGAAAGGAATTCCAATTTTTATCGTAGGACATGTAACGAAAGAAGGGGCAATTGCAGGACCGCGTATGTTAGAACATATGGTGGATGCGGTTCTTTATTTTGAAGGAGACCGTCATCATACATATCGTATTTTGCGAGCGGTTAAAAATCGCTTTGGTTCTACAAATGAGATGGGTATTTTTGAAATGAAGGAACTCGGTCTTGCGGAAGTATTAAATCCTTCTGAAATTTTTCTAGAAGAAAGACCTGTTGGAGTTGCTGGCTCTACAGTTGTTGCTTCTATGGAAGGGACAAGGCCTGTTTTAGTAGAAATACAAGCATTAATTTCTCCTACTAGTTTTGGAAATCCACGAAGAATGGCTACAGGGATTGATCATAATCGTGTATCGCTTATTATGGCAGTGCTAGAAAAAAGAGCAGGTTTATTATTGCAAAACCAAGATGCGTATTTAAAGGTTGCTGGAGGATTGAGATTGGATGAACCAGCAATTGATTTGGCAGTGGCTTTAAGTATTGCATCGAGTTTTCGAGATAAGTCAACTGCCCCGACCGATGCGGTAATAGGAGAAGTTGGGTTAACTGGAGAAGTAAGAAGGGTATCGAGAATTGAACAACGAGTACAAGAAGCGGCTAAATTAGGATTTCAGCGTGCCATAATCCCGAAAAAAAATTTAGGGGGTTGGACAATTCCTGAGGGGATTGAAGTAGTTGGTGTTTCTAATTTAGGAGAGGCGCTTCGTTTGACATTAGGAGGCTAG
- the disA gene encoding DNA integrity scanning diadenylate cyclase DisA, translating to MEENKQRVKSMINILQLVAPGTPLREGIDNVLRAQTGGLIVLGYNDQIKSIVDGGFHINCAFSPASLYELAKMDGALILNETGSKILIANAQLVPESSIDSIETGMRHRTAERVAKQTGSLVVAISQRRNVITLYQGGLRYTLKDIGVILTKANQAIQTLEKYKAVWNDGITNLGILEFEEVVTMSEVVHVLHSVEMVLRIKNEILSYIHELGTEGRLIRLQLTELLADLEAEAALLIKDYYQEKTQDHYQILKKLQELANAQLLEDSDLVKLLGYPGQMSLEESVTPRGYRITSKISRVPPLIIENLINRFKTLQGVCRASINELDDVEGIGEVRAKKIREGLKRIQEHLYMSRHN from the coding sequence ATGGAAGAAAACAAGCAACGTGTCAAAAGTATGATTAATATTTTGCAGCTTGTTGCACCAGGGACACCTTTGCGAGAAGGCATAGATAATGTACTTCGTGCGCAAACAGGTGGCTTAATTGTCCTTGGGTATAATGATCAAATTAAAAGCATTGTTGATGGAGGATTTCACATTAATTGTGCATTCTCTCCCGCTAGTTTATACGAACTAGCAAAAATGGATGGAGCTCTTATTTTAAATGAGACGGGAAGTAAAATTTTAATTGCAAATGCACAGTTAGTTCCCGAGTCATCTATTGATTCCATTGAAACAGGAATGCGTCATCGCACAGCAGAACGTGTAGCGAAGCAAACAGGAAGTCTTGTTGTTGCTATTTCACAAAGACGTAACGTAATTACGCTATATCAGGGAGGTTTACGTTATACACTAAAAGACATAGGCGTTATTTTAACAAAGGCAAATCAGGCTATTCAAACTTTAGAAAAATATAAAGCAGTATGGAATGATGGTATTACGAACTTGGGTATTCTAGAATTTGAGGAAGTTGTTACGATGTCTGAAGTGGTCCACGTCCTACATAGTGTCGAGATGGTACTCCGTATTAAGAATGAAATTCTAAGTTATATTCATGAATTAGGAACAGAAGGTAGACTTATTCGTTTACAGCTTACTGAGCTGTTGGCTGATTTGGAAGCAGAGGCAGCATTATTAATTAAAGACTACTATCAAGAAAAGACGCAGGATCACTATCAAATTTTAAAAAAATTACAGGAACTTGCAAATGCACAGCTTTTAGAAGATAGTGATTTAGTGAAATTGCTTGGTTACCCAGGGCAAATGAGTTTAGAGGAAAGTGTTACACCGAGAGGATATAGGATTACAAGTAAAATTTCTCGGGTACCACCTCTTATTATTGAAAATTTGATCAATCGATTTAAAACATTGCAAGGCGTTTGTCGTGCAAGTATTAATGAGTTAGATGATGTAGAAGGAATTGGAGAAGTTCGGGCGAAAAAAATACGAGAAGGTTTAAAACGAATCCAAGAGCATTTATATATGAGTAGACACAATTAA
- a CDS encoding PIN/TRAM domain-containing protein, translated as MLKRIVQLFVLVIGGALGIYLIPKVINVLDMGAIPLLEGSYVRAIIGAIILFLTTFWLVDYIVQLIKHIEEALVKAPVTDVLFGTLGLISGLIVAYLILIPIREFTIPVISTVLQIFFTLLLGYLGFQVGFKKRNELLGLFTLPQRGGKKKNNNSDNEEAETETGVEESFSHWKILDTSVIIDGRIADICQTKFLEGTIVIPQFVLEELQHIADSSDALKRNRGRRGLDILNRIQKEMPIPVEIYEGDFEDIQEVDSKLVKLAKVTGGTVVTNDFNLNKVSELQGVTVLNINDLANAIKPVVLPGEELSVYVVKDGKEQNQGVAYLDDGTMIVVEDGREYVGSQLDVLVTSVLQTSAGRMIFAKRKLLEKAL; from the coding sequence ATGTTAAAACGGATCGTACAGCTCTTCGTTTTAGTAATCGGAGGAGCGTTAGGGATTTATTTAATCCCGAAAGTTATTAATGTATTGGACATGGGTGCAATCCCGTTACTGGAGGGCTCATATGTTCGTGCAATTATTGGTGCAATTATTTTATTTTTAACAACATTTTGGCTCGTAGATTATATTGTTCAGCTTATTAAACATATTGAGGAAGCTCTTGTAAAGGCGCCTGTAACAGATGTTTTATTTGGCACGCTAGGATTAATCTCAGGTCTTATTGTTGCGTATTTAATTTTGATACCAATTCGTGAATTTACAATTCCAGTCATTAGTACTGTATTGCAAATCTTCTTTACACTTCTACTTGGTTACTTAGGATTCCAGGTAGGATTTAAAAAGAGAAATGAATTGTTAGGATTATTTACACTACCACAACGCGGTGGCAAGAAGAAAAATAACAATAGTGATAATGAAGAGGCTGAAACGGAAACAGGAGTAGAGGAATCTTTTTCGCATTGGAAAATTCTTGATACTAGTGTAATTATTGATGGACGTATTGCTGATATTTGTCAAACGAAATTCCTAGAAGGAACGATTGTCATTCCTCAGTTTGTATTAGAGGAGTTGCAACATATTGCTGATTCTTCGGATGCATTAAAGCGTAATCGAGGACGTAGAGGATTAGATATTTTAAACCGTATTCAAAAAGAGATGCCAATTCCAGTAGAGATTTATGAAGGCGATTTCGAAGATATTCAAGAAGTGGATAGCAAGCTTGTGAAATTAGCGAAAGTAACTGGTGGTACTGTTGTCACAAATGATTTTAACTTAAATAAAGTTTCTGAACTACAAGGAGTAACAGTTCTAAACATTAATGATTTAGCAAATGCAATTAAGCCAGTTGTACTTCCCGGTGAAGAACTAAGCGTTTATGTTGTCAAAGATGGAAAAGAGCAAAATCAAGGTGTTGCTTATTTAGATGATGGTACGATGATTGTAGTAGAAGATGGTCGAGAATATGTTGGCTCACAACTTGATGTACTCGTTACGAGTGTACTACAAACATCTGCTGGTCGTATGATTTTTGCAAAGCGAAAATTACTAGAAAAAGCATTATAA
- the ispD gene encoding 2-C-methyl-D-erythritol 4-phosphate cytidylyltransferase, which yields MYTLIIPAAGRGKRMGAGKNKLFLLINEVPIIVHTLRVFEKDEACKNIIMAINEEERSYFEGLIQRYPIQKSVQFIQGGAERQDSVYNALQYVKQTEYVLVHDGARPFVTNKMTRDVLIAAKRKGASICAVPVKDTVKRVEQNTVVETVERSQLRAVQTPQGFSVPLLLEAHQSAKQGCFLGTDDASLVERIGKEVGVVEGSYYNIKVTTPEDLLIAESFLRVQKG from the coding sequence ATGTATACATTAATTATTCCGGCCGCGGGCCGAGGAAAGCGAATGGGTGCTGGTAAAAATAAATTATTTTTGCTTATTAATGAAGTGCCTATTATTGTGCATACATTACGTGTTTTTGAAAAAGATGAAGCATGTAAAAATATTATTATGGCAATTAATGAAGAAGAACGTTCCTATTTTGAAGGGTTAATACAGAGATATCCGATTCAAAAGAGTGTGCAGTTTATCCAAGGTGGGGCTGAAAGACAAGATAGTGTATATAATGCACTTCAATATGTGAAGCAAACCGAGTATGTTCTTGTACATGATGGAGCACGTCCGTTTGTAACGAATAAAATGACCCGTGATGTATTGATTGCAGCGAAGCGGAAAGGTGCTTCGATTTGCGCGGTACCTGTAAAGGACACAGTAAAACGGGTAGAACAAAATACAGTTGTTGAAACAGTTGAACGTTCTCAGTTGAGAGCCGTACAAACACCTCAAGGATTTTCTGTTCCACTTTTACTAGAAGCGCATCAAAGTGCAAAACAGGGATGTTTCCTTGGTACAGATGATGCAAGTCTTGTAGAACGTATTGGTAAGGAAGTGGGCGTAGTAGAGGGTAGTTATTACAATATTAAAGTGACAACGCCAGAGGATTTATTAATTGCTGAAAGTTTCTTGCGTGTTCAGAAGGGGTAG
- the pdaB gene encoding polysaccharide deacetylase family sporulation protein PdaB, whose product MFFFFITSKRKFKHISLIIILSLFTAWLLFFKTYSHQSAFSTATGPKVIYKGDTAKKQVALTFDISWGDKKAVPILDTLKEREIKNATFFLSAAWAERHPDIVERIIQDGHEIGSMGYNYTSYTSLEANEMRRDLLRSQDVFTKLGIKQVKLLRPPSGEFNKTVLKVAESLGYTVVHWSNNSNDWKNPGVNKIVSTVANNLRGGDIVLLHASDSALQTNKSLPLLLQKLKSDGYEQVSVSQLISNTSARSNDIK is encoded by the coding sequence ATGTTTTTCTTTTTTATAACAAGTAAACGTAAATTTAAGCACATTAGTTTAATTATTATACTGTCCTTGTTTACAGCATGGCTTCTTTTTTTTAAGACATATTCTCATCAATCGGCTTTTTCAACTGCAACTGGTCCAAAAGTCATTTACAAAGGCGATACCGCAAAAAAACAAGTTGCGTTAACATTCGATATTAGCTGGGGAGATAAAAAAGCAGTTCCTATTCTTGATACTTTAAAAGAAAGAGAAATTAAAAATGCGACTTTCTTCCTTTCTGCAGCATGGGCAGAAAGACACCCCGATATTGTCGAACGGATTATACAGGATGGTCACGAAATTGGCAGTATGGGATATAACTATACATCTTATACTTCTTTGGAGGCGAACGAAATGCGAAGAGACCTTTTACGTTCGCAAGATGTGTTTACAAAGCTTGGCATAAAACAAGTCAAGCTCTTGCGGCCTCCTAGTGGGGAATTTAATAAAACAGTTCTCAAAGTAGCAGAGTCTCTTGGATATACTGTTGTACACTGGAGTAATAATTCAAACGACTGGAAAAACCCTGGTGTAAATAAAATTGTATCAACAGTTGCTAACAATCTACGAGGTGGAGACATCGTTTTATTACACGCTTCCGATTCGGCACTTCAAACAAATAAATCTCTACCGCTGCTCCTGCAGAAATTAAAAAGCGATGGCTATGAGCAAGTATCTGTATCACAGCTTATTTCTAACACAAGCGCAAGAAGTAATGACATAAAGTGA
- a CDS encoding KinB-signaling pathway activation protein, which produces MNSRKWVRLFLTTLLLGGISTILIGFILGWDKYAKFFQNFDGKEILMISFWLLGVGFIFSVISQMGFFAYLTVHRFGLGMFRSSALWNAVQLFFIAFVLFDFVYLRSVLVANGDVSFGNNILVAGMLFLFGALVAYIKSKETNKKAFIPALFFMVVVTILEWVPALRINDTDWLYLMVIPLLLCNAYQLLILHRLIGQRSKSVS; this is translated from the coding sequence GTGAATAGCCGAAAATGGGTACGACTATTTTTAACGACGTTGCTACTTGGGGGGATTAGTACAATCCTTATTGGTTTTATTTTAGGATGGGACAAGTACGCTAAATTTTTTCAAAATTTCGACGGTAAAGAGATTCTAATGATTTCTTTTTGGTTACTTGGCGTTGGTTTTATTTTTAGCGTAATTAGTCAAATGGGCTTTTTTGCGTATTTAACAGTTCATCGTTTTGGACTAGGAATGTTCCGATCGTCTGCTCTTTGGAACGCAGTTCAGCTCTTTTTCATTGCATTTGTACTTTTTGATTTTGTTTATTTAAGATCGGTACTCGTTGCAAATGGAGATGTTTCGTTTGGGAATAATATTCTTGTAGCAGGAATGTTGTTTTTATTTGGAGCACTTGTAGCCTATATAAAGAGTAAAGAGACGAATAAAAAAGCGTTTATACCGGCTTTATTCTTTATGGTCGTCGTAACAATCCTTGAATGGGTACCGGCGCTTCGGATTAATGATACTGATTGGTTATATTTGATGGTTATACCACTTTTATTGTGTAATGCATATCAGTTACTCATATTACATCGTTTAATAGGACAAAGAAGTAAGTCAGTTAGTTAA
- the gerD gene encoding spore germination lipoprotein GerD, whose protein sequence is MKRMLLVLVSSLLFTVLVACAQGKEAKSELDYDQTKKMIVDILKTDQGKKAIQDVLTDEKMKQALILDETVVKKTIEDAMVSEKGQQLWEKLFKDPEFSAKFAKSISKEQTALMKTLLKDPEYQAGVIEIMKNPEVEKMMLQTMKSKEYRQYLQQVLTESAESPLFQTKIIDIISKGIEKAEKSGGSEKKESGGEGGSKGGSKEQK, encoded by the coding sequence ATGAAACGGATGCTGCTCGTTTTAGTTTCTTCACTTCTTTTTACTGTACTTGTCGCATGTGCACAAGGAAAAGAAGCGAAATCTGAATTAGATTACGATCAAACAAAAAAAATGATTGTCGATATTTTAAAAACCGATCAAGGAAAAAAAGCAATTCAAGATGTATTAACAGATGAGAAAATGAAACAAGCACTTATATTGGATGAAACTGTGGTCAAAAAAACGATTGAAGATGCGATGGTATCCGAAAAAGGGCAGCAGCTTTGGGAAAAACTATTTAAAGACCCAGAGTTTTCAGCGAAATTCGCAAAAAGTATCAGTAAAGAACAAACAGCCTTAATGAAAACTCTATTAAAAGACCCTGAATATCAAGCAGGCGTTATAGAAATCATGAAAAATCCCGAAGTAGAGAAGATGATGCTACAAACAATGAAAAGCAAAGAGTATCGTCAATATTTACAACAAGTATTAACAGAGTCCGCTGAAAGTCCACTCTTCCAAACTAAGATAATTGATATCATTAGCAAAGGTATTGAAAAAGCCGAAAAGAGCGGCGGCTCTGAAAAAAAAGAATCTGGCGGAGAAGGCGGTTCAAAAGGCGGAAGCAAAGAACAAAAATAA
- a CDS encoding Mrp/NBP35 family ATP-binding protein — protein MVTKEQVVEALEGINDPFLHKTLKETNAIKEVNIKPEKEHVSVKIAIVKTGTAEQMQLQATIVKLVKELGAATVGLRFAEFTEEELAQFAPPQEEKESQSLLSEHSKTTFLAVASGKGGVGKSTVSVNLAISLARLGKKVGIIDADIYGFSVPDMMGIEKRPIVRGDKIIPVERLGVKVISMGFFVEDNAPVIWRGPMLGKMLNHFFTEVEWGDLDYLVLDLPPGTGDVALDVHSMLPSCKEIIVTTPHPTAAFVAARAGAMALRTEHSILGVVENMAYFESKVTGEKEYVFGKGGGDKLAAELQTDVLGRIPLQQPDWNKEDFAPSVYEDTHKTGVIYRTIAEQVIDRTSVKQK, from the coding sequence ATGGTAACGAAAGAGCAAGTAGTGGAGGCGCTTGAAGGGATTAATGATCCATTTCTACATAAAACATTAAAAGAAACAAATGCAATTAAAGAGGTAAATATAAAGCCTGAGAAAGAGCATGTCAGTGTTAAAATTGCAATTGTAAAAACAGGGACTGCTGAACAAATGCAATTGCAGGCTACTATTGTGAAGCTTGTGAAAGAACTTGGAGCAGCAACGGTTGGTTTGCGTTTCGCTGAATTTACAGAGGAAGAGCTAGCGCAGTTTGCGCCACCGCAAGAAGAGAAAGAAAGTCAATCTTTATTATCAGAGCATTCTAAAACAACATTTTTAGCAGTTGCAAGTGGAAAAGGCGGAGTTGGTAAATCAACTGTTTCTGTAAACCTTGCGATTTCATTAGCTCGTTTAGGAAAGAAAGTTGGTATTATTGACGCTGATATATATGGCTTTAGTGTACCTGATATGATGGGAATCGAAAAACGTCCAATCGTAAGAGGCGATAAAATTATTCCAGTGGAGCGCTTAGGGGTAAAAGTAATTTCAATGGGCTTCTTTGTAGAAGACAATGCTCCTGTTATTTGGAGAGGGCCAATGCTTGGTAAAATGTTAAATCACTTTTTTACAGAGGTGGAATGGGGCGATTTAGACTATTTAGTATTAGACTTGCCGCCAGGTACAGGGGATGTGGCTTTAGATGTTCACTCAATGCTACCATCTTGTAAAGAAATTATTGTAACAACGCCTCATCCAACAGCGGCATTTGTTGCAGCTCGTGCAGGTGCTATGGCACTTCGTACTGAACATAGTATTCTTGGGGTTGTTGAAAATATGGCTTACTTCGAGAGTAAAGTAACCGGTGAGAAAGAGTATGTGTTTGGAAAAGGCGGAGGAGATAAGTTAGCCGCAGAATTACAAACAGATGTATTAGGACGAATCCCACTTCAGCAACCAGATTGGAATAAAGAAGATTTTGCGCCATCGGTATACGAGGATACACATAAAACGGGTGTCATCTATCGGACGATAGCGGAGCAAGTTATTGATAGAACATCAGTTAAACAAAAATAA
- the cwlD gene encoding N-acetylmuramoyl-L-alanine amidase CwlD translates to MKRIRIISFMLAAVVLFFLVKQEFQIAKSWRAWNLPLSGKVIVLDAGHGGPDGGAVGGKDIVEKDITLEITKMVQDYLQEQGALVILTREGDYDLADKDTKSYSRRKAEDLKKRVEIINKPDVDFFVSVHLNALPSSSSKGAQTFYYRSLIENERAAKFIQAELRTSLENTNRSAKTISRVYLLKYAKTPGALVEAGFLSNVNERYMLNSEKYQQKVAAAIYRGILRYFTEKGNPPE, encoded by the coding sequence ATGAAGAGAATTCGAATTATCTCTTTTATGCTTGCTGCGGTTGTACTGTTTTTCTTGGTAAAACAAGAATTTCAAATTGCAAAATCGTGGAGAGCTTGGAATTTACCCTTATCTGGAAAAGTAATTGTACTAGATGCCGGACATGGTGGACCAGATGGAGGGGCGGTTGGTGGTAAGGATATTGTAGAAAAAGACATTACGCTTGAAATTACAAAAATGGTACAAGACTATTTGCAAGAACAAGGTGCTTTAGTTATTTTAACGCGAGAGGGAGATTATGATCTAGCTGATAAAGACACAAAGTCATATAGTAGGCGCAAAGCAGAAGATCTCAAAAAACGTGTAGAGATTATTAATAAGCCGGATGTAGACTTTTTTGTGAGTGTTCACTTAAATGCTTTGCCTAGCAGTAGTTCGAAGGGAGCACAAACGTTTTATTATCGGTCTTTAATTGAAAATGAGCGTGCAGCAAAGTTTATACAGGCTGAATTGCGAACTAGCCTAGAAAATACGAACCGCTCAGCTAAAACAATCTCCCGTGTTTATTTACTTAAGTATGCAAAAACACCAGGTGCTTTAGTTGAGGCTGGTTTTTTATCGAATGTAAATGAACGATATATGTTAAATTCAGAGAAGTATCAGCAAAAGGTTGCAGCTGCGATATACCGGGGAATACTACGTTATTTTACGGAAAAAGGAAATCCTCCTGAGTAA